Sequence from the Thioclava sp. GXIMD4216 genome:
TTGCCATGAACTTACGCACGCCCAGCGAGCCAAGGCATGGATAACCTCTGGTAGGGGCAATGCAAAGGAGTACTGGACAAAATATGCCAATGGTACCACGGCATATCTTCGAGAAGAAATACGCGTCGAGACAATGGCCAGAGCGTGGACGGAAAAAATTATCAAGCCACGCATCTCGGCTGAACACAAGTATGGGTCATCAAGCGAAGCTGCACGGCTGCAGGCACTATATGATGAGCTCATTGAGGATTCTAACGCATATATTTCGTACTATCGGAGGCGACTTGGACAATGAAGAAGGATAACTGGTACTATATATCTCGCCTTTGGAAAGCAGGAGACGAGCGTCACGAGCGTCTCACCCAGGGAAAAACTACCGACGAGATCTTCGATATGCTGGACGAGTTGAACGCGGAAACCAGTGATGCAAGAGTTGCCCGCATCGGCCTCCACCTCCACGAAGCTTTCGCCATCATCCGCCTTCTTGTGGATGACATCATGCCAGAAGACCCGGATAAGGTTTATGATCTCGCCTGGGTGGATCGCGTCTCTGAACTTATGGGCAAGGGCGAATTGCACCATGAAAGAAAAAACCGCGCGCAACTGCTGGACCGCCTGCACTGGATCTCAAGCGAGGAATTCGGCGAAGACCTCGACGAATGGGTCGACTGGATGGCCGCTTTCGAGGCCAACCCGCCACCGTGGGGTTGGCGATAATCGGCAGGGTTTGAGGGCGTCATGCGCGGAACACCGGATCAGCTAAAAACTGCGTTTCAATCGATGAAACTAACGGATGCGCAAATCTGGATAGTCCAGCTTTGCGGCTATCAGATTAATCCTCGATGGCTTGTGACACCACTCCCGGAAGGAACCAAGGCTGTACAGCAACAAGAAGCGCGGGCTTCCCTTGTTGCTCTTCTTGGCAAGGATTTTGGGAGTGATCTCTTGGCTTGGCACCAAGCTTTAAAAGCTAGCCAAGCCTATGGAGAGAAATATTGGCACGAGCGGTTTGACCGAATTATCGAAAGCATTGCAACTTCCAAATGACGATTGAATGTTAACGGTCCTTCTAATCCGTTCCTAAACTCACTGGCACAACCTAGGTGGTAATAATTCTTGAAAACTGACCTGCGCCCGGCCGCGGCGTTTGTCAAAGGAATAGTCCGCCAGCTTCATGCGTAATCTCCGATTTCAACTTTGCGGATTTTGGTTTCTGGATTGGCCAGTCAAAACCGGTTATTCGCTGCACCTAAAACGAATGACAGCATTGGGCCGGGAGCGAAGGCCGCCACGGCCCTCCAGGCGCAAGACAAGCTGCGCCGCAGTATGACCCGTTTGAGCCCGAAGCAGAGATGCAGCCGCGCGGCAGGACCCTTGCCTCGAACACCTGCCGCAGCAGACCGCTATCCCTGAACTTGCCGTGGCGATAGCGGGAGAAGGTCGAGTGATCCGGGACATTGCCTTCCAGACCCAACCGGCAGAACCAGCGGTAGGCCAAGTTCAGGTGAACCTCGTCACAGAGCCGACGCTCCGAACGTTCGATGCGCTTACGCGGCCCCACTGGGGCCACGGTCGCCTCTCACCCCATGATATATCCGATCACCAGCATCCGGATGATCAGTTCGGGGTCGATCGAAGGCCGGCCAAGGTGGCTGTAGAAGGGACGCAGTGCCTCGCGCAGGGAGTCGCCATTCAGAAACAGGTCAATCTCGCGCAGCATGTGATTGGCCGGGACGTGCCGCTCCAGATCGAAATCGTAAAACAGCTGCGCCGGTGCTTCTTGCCTGCCCATCATGCCGAAATCCTCCCATCCCCTCATAGTCGAGTGAAACGAAAGACTTGCCGCAGCGCAACAAAGACTTTTTCAACAGCATCGGCCCTGAGCGGTCATTCGCCATACTAGCCATAGCCGCGTCGCGGCTACCCAGAACCGACCTTCACGGCACCCTCATCACCGCGGTCTTAGCCTGTGATGTTTTCCGGTCTAAGTTTCGTGCCAATCTCGGATGGAGCGGCAGAGATCGCTCATAGCCATCCCAGTCCGCATTCCACTACTCAGAACTGGAACGTTTTCGACGAACATCGGCTCACTTTCGCCGTCCGCAACAAAGTGGAGCACACCAGTTTCGTTGTCTGCGTCCTTGATAAAGGTCCAGACGCCGAGATACTCGCCATCGCGCGTCAGAACGTCACCGCGCTCGACATCGCTTGCAAAGCCAATGAGATTTATAGGGTACGTGAGTTCCATATCTGCAAGATACTGTGCCACGAAGAACATGTAACGCCTCAACGACCTGACTTGGACAACTACGCCTTCGCTTCCGGCCCTAAGCCAACATTCTTGACAGAGTCCGTCACTGCACCGCGGCGTTAACGAACCCTTCTGATTCTGCCCCAATGGGTCTTGCAGTCCTTAAAGAGGTGCCGCGATGACATCAGATCGTGATAATCTCGAAAAAAACTTAGGTTTGTAGCTTGCTCCCTAACGAAGCGCCCGCTACCCTGACGACAGGTTGACGTCCCAAGTTCTTGCCGGCTTAAAGTGTTCAGAAGTCAAAATCTACAAACTCTGCAATGATGCAGCCTCTCAGGATGCGCGTCTCTGTAATCGGCAAGGTGAAGCGCTTTTCGACAGGCTATGTCATGTTTGTGACTTCGATCACCACTTCTAAAATGAAAACCGTAAAGAGCAGTCTTCTTCACCACGGAAGAAAGCTCAACCTCAAGTCATCGCACCTTACAGAGGCGTTTGCCCGTTCCGTCGGCTTCAATACTCAGGGTGCTTTGCTCGATGACTTGCAGAAGACAAACGCTCCCAACGTGGTCGAGTTTGACCGAGGACAATTCTTTGAACGCTTGTCCTATCTGTCGGGGCTTCCTGAAGCCACACTAAAAACTTCGCAGCCTCATTGGCCTGAAACTGCCGTCACTCGTGGTGTTGGAGTGAATGACCTACGCAGTTCGTCTCAATTATCTGGGCGGACCAAAGAACGGCTCGAGAGGCTATTTGAGATGATGGCAACGAAAGGTATTGAGTTTTACCGGATTAAAGGAATCCGTCCTGCATATGATCCCAATGGGCTTTGGTTTGGTTCATATCGCCCCGGCGCAAGTGCCATGCGTCGGGCGTTTTTGCCGCCAACACCGGATATGTGGGAGACGAGAGATTGGACCGATCTGTTGGCTGAGGATGCCCTCAAGGACAATACCTTCTCCTACCACGAACTGATGGAAATCGCACGTGAAACGCATGATGCATTTTCCAAAGATTTGAAGCTCAATGATGTCGTGTTCTCGGCAGTTGAGGGGCTTTATGTGAATCACGATGCGATTGAAGGATGTGCGCGATCTGTGCTTTTCCAGCGTGAGGGACAGCTCTCAGACGTGAAAGCTTCTGATAGAGATCAACGCGCAAAACCCTCAGTTAACGCAGCGTAGGATCCATCAGGCGTTGTTTTTGAAAAGGGAGCTTCGGCTCCCTTTTCTTATTATTGATAAGCTCTTGCAAAGCATGGACTGAGCGGCTGTCGTTCCCGGCCCTGTCCGGACATTCGCCAAGCTGGCTCCGCTGGAGCGCAGCTTCCCCAAACCGGCCGTCCGTGGCATCATGCAGCAAGGCTTGGCACGCTAAGGTCAGCAATGCGGACAAAGCGGACACCCCATGCTATCGAGTTAATATGAAAATCCGCGACATTATTATAATCGGCCTCCATTTAGTCATTCTCGTGCCATCGCTACTCCTGAGCGCCGTGGCCTTCTCCGATGCCTATTATCGCTGTCCCGTTAGCCCGTGTGGTGACACTTCAGAGGCAGGTATGTTTGGCGTTTTGGCAGCGATAGTCGCCCTACTTTCGATGGGAAGTGGAGCGCTCTGCCTCTGGCAACGCCATAAAGTTTTATATCGTGAAAGACTGTTTATGCGCGGCATCACACACACACGGCGTTGGGCTAGAATCATGCAAAACCAGGATTTCTATTTTATCAAAACTCGTTCTGGCCTTCGCAGCGGTACCTTTGGCGATCCGAAGGGAAACGAACATATTTTTGAGGTTGCTACTGACGATGCGGCGCTCGGCGTAGCCTTGCGCGATTCACTCTCTGCCAGTCGCGTGGTGGCTCAAAGCCTCGCACCGGATGGTATGACATGGCCGACATTCGTCGAGATTGCGCCAGAATTCAAAAGTAGTAGCCGCGCGGCATATTATCACGATTGGGTAGCAAGGATTATGGCGTATGGTCGTTACAAGACCAAGCGCAAGATGTTTGCCGCGATGCGCATGTGTTCTGTCGAGCTCGACATGGATAAGGCCGAAATCGAAATAGCGCCAAAGAACCATGTCAAGCTTGAAGCTTGGGATCTGGGCAAACTAACCGAGGCCGATAAAGTGCGAATTTCAGCGCAGGTGAGCGACGCGGAGCTTGGCGCTGCAATGCGCCTTGCCCTTAGCCGCTGCACCTGAAGCAACGGTCCAGGGCATTGCCCTTGGGGGGTAAGCTCGGGACTGCGCACGTTGGCTGGTCTCGTCGTTTAGACATACGGGGGGCTTCGTAACCGCTATGCTGTCTGTGCGTCATGCCGACCGTCGGCTTAAGGGCCATCCTCGATGGCATGACGCTTCTGCACCCGCGAAATGCTGCGCCAGCGGGATACGGTAGTTTGGGCTCGAAGCGGTCATGCGGCGGTGAGGCGGGTGTTATGTCGCGCCGAACCTGCGCGACACATCCGCTGCAAACGTCAGAAATGCGGGACGAAACGGAAGTAGGCGCTTCCAAGCCAATCACGGTCGAGATAGGCTCAAATGGGTCATTGGGGATACAGCTGGTGGATACTGCAAGTCGGATTGGTCAAACTATTGATGCCCTTAAAGATGCGGACCCGAACGTGTTTCATTCCAACAAGAGCACAGTTGATGAGCCCGCCCCGACTTGCACCGGATGGCATTTGCAGGGGAGACTGCCGGAAAGCGACAAGACATACACGCAGATAAAGCGGCTATTCCTACAAGATTGCAGCAAGTTGCGTACACTCACTTGGGTCAAGAACTTCCCAAACCTTGAGAAGCTGTGGATTTACGGATCGGACAAGATTGCTGACCTTGAGGGAATTCAGGCTGCCAAATATCTTAGCTCGGTGACGGTATGGCCTTCATTCTCAGGCAAGATCACTTTGAAAAGCCTTTCGCCGATTGGTGCGCTCAAGGGGCTGGAGGAATTTATCTACGCGGGAGGGACTCGCGATGGGTCGCTGGAGGCGTTGAACTCTCTCCAGAACCTAAAGAAAACTTTCTTTTCGAACGCTTATTCTTGGCAAGAGATTGCCCGATTTGAGGCTCACCATCCTGAGGCTGCCTTTCCTTGGAAAGGTGGCATTGTTCCCTCTGCAAATCCGGGTCTTTTGATGTGCAAAAAATGTGGCACGGCACAGTCTATGCTGGCAGGTAAAGGCCTTCGTCTCGCGTGCCCAGCGTGCGACAGTGCCTATATCGAAAAGCACCTCGAACGATATACCCTGCTACTGTCCACTTAGGGCTCGAAGCTGCCTTTGGCTTTCAAACGGGTGTTATGTCGCGCCGAACCTGCGCGACACATCCGCTGTAAACGTCAGCAATGCGGACCTTGCTGCCGTTAGCTGCATTTTGAATGAACGACCGCTTTAACTAGAATATTGGTATCCGTTTCTTGCAGTGTGGAGCAACTCTGATGGATGCGCACTACATCCTGATTGCACCGGACAATGGATAATCTTGGATGCTCTGATAGCGATCAATAAGCGTCTTGAAGAGATCATGCATCGGACCAAATTGTTGATCTGGATTGCTGGATCGGACAATGACCTTTGTAATCCTCGAACCTTGCGAAGTTTCAGTGTACTTGCTCCAAAGCAAACGCACCCAAGGTCGGGGGAGAAAGTCGTCGGCCTGTTCCATATATCCAATTCCACCCTGTAAGTCTTTGAAGACCAACATCGCAAGGTGTCTCGCATAACCGGCCTCCTGCGATCTTTGTTGAGCAAAAGTAGTAATTTCTTCAACTGTCATGTCGATGAAATCACTGCTTTCAGTCGCCTCTTGAAGGGCAACTTCTGACCACCTTCGCATCTCTGAACGGTCAACTGAAACGACATCATCTTCGAAACTCACGTAAACTTCTGCTATCGTATTCGCGCTACCGTATCGAAGCAGTCCTTTTTCATTCTTCGGAAAATCGCCGGCAAGGTAATATAGATACTCACCCATAGGTTCGATTTCCCAAAGGAGGCCGTCGTAAGTTGTCGATGTGGGGACTTCAGGCGAAACGTCAATCCAAACTGGAAGTTCTGCGATTTTGCCAATTTGTCGGATATCGACAGGAGCCTTGGCCCTAAAATTTTCGATATGGTCGCCCGCAGGTTTCACGACCTTTGCCCTTGCTCCGCGCCCGCCAAATATCTGCCACCAACTCATAGTTCATTCTGCTTCTGTTAGATCCAAAGTACGCCATTCCCTGCAAATTTCTTAGAACAGCGATACTCTCCTGCTTTTTTGATGAGGAATATTACGAAACGAAAGAAAATATAAAACTGACATTAATCGCAACCGCAGCATTCGGAAATAAGGACTCGAACCGGAAATTCTCTGCGAAGCGCACTGATATCGGCAATGCGGACATTCCGGTCATTCGCCGCGGCGGCCCAATCTGTGCCGCGATTGCGAGATGTTATGCTGGAAGGGCGGATTGCTGACATTCGCCTCAGTCGAGTATCAATCACCTAGCCAAGATGGGAGCCGACATTCGTAGCGGACCAAAATCAAGGACTTTCGGTATCAAAGGATATCGGCTGTGAACCAGAACGACGACATACCTCTGTACAGCGTTACATAAAAACGCAGAGGTTCTGCTGGCGATCGACCCCTGAACGCTTAAGCGGTTTCGACAGCGAACCGCATTTCCCTTCGTAATTGCAATTCTTAGCGGAATGGATGTTATGGAATGTGCGTGAGACGCACGCGAAATCAGGCTAGGGTTGCGCCCCGCGCTCGGTGTGAACGGCAGCTACGCAGCAACTGAAAACGGGATTGTCTTCTCCCCGCGGTCTTAAGGTTGACGCCAAATGGAAAGAAAGATTCTTAGATGGTTCGTATTCAAGCACGCTATTTTTTCGCCGAAGGCACCTTGGATAAGTCAGCGGCTTGGGCCGCGATCTGTGACTGGTTGGAACATGTCCGGCCTGGGAGGGCGGTATTTGTAGATCAAAACGAGAAGTGGCTTACCCCGAGAGAGTTACGGCCGCGCGCCGCGCGCATGGCATCACGGCATCTTCGTGTTGAAACTGATAACCTCATGCCTCCAAATTTCACATATCCGCCAAATGCGATCAGCGTGGGGTCTGGAAGCATCGGACGTTATAATCTGGATCGAGTGTTCATCGAGAGCCCAGATAGTACGATACAAGACAGCCTATTAGAGGCGCTCGCGGGTTGTGGTACGCTTGTCCTGTCTGGCGTC
This genomic interval carries:
- a CDS encoding contact-dependent growth inhibition system immunity protein; its protein translation is MKIRDIIIIGLHLVILVPSLLLSAVAFSDAYYRCPVSPCGDTSEAGMFGVLAAIVALLSMGSGALCLWQRHKVLYRERLFMRGITHTRRWARIMQNQDFYFIKTRSGLRSGTFGDPKGNEHIFEVATDDAALGVALRDSLSASRVVAQSLAPDGMTWPTFVEIAPEFKSSSRAAYYHDWVARIMAYGRYKTKRKMFAAMRMCSVELDMDKAEIEIAPKNHVKLEAWDLGKLTEADKVRISAQVSDAELGAAMRLALSRCT
- a CDS encoding leucine-rich repeat domain-containing protein, with translation MSRRTCATHPLQTSEMRDETEVGASKPITVEIGSNGSLGIQLVDTASRIGQTIDALKDADPNVFHSNKSTVDEPAPTCTGWHLQGRLPESDKTYTQIKRLFLQDCSKLRTLTWVKNFPNLEKLWIYGSDKIADLEGIQAAKYLSSVTVWPSFSGKITLKSLSPIGALKGLEEFIYAGGTRDGSLEALNSLQNLKKTFFSNAYSWQEIARFEAHHPEAAFPWKGGIVPSANPGLLMCKKCGTAQSMLAGKGLRLACPACDSAYIEKHLERYTLLLST